One stretch of Streptomyces sp. A2-16 DNA includes these proteins:
- a CDS encoding M4 family metallopeptidase, whose amino-acid sequence MSRIRPYVRGARSRRLATAGVAATAATLLAAALSPAAGAADKPTRATALQNAASVLADRASALGLTSAQGTKVRDVIVDADGTQHVRYDRTYHQLPVLGGDFVLHLAPNGAYESSSRATRRAISLSSVTPALSAPKAADLAANALKAANLGETLKKLTAKPQLVVDALHGAPKLAWQTNAAAQDSLGNPVARTVLTDARTGAQIDAWDSIEQAAGDGKSLYSGTVALNTTQSGSTYQLKDAARGNTYTGDAANKTDLCFLNICISRAPATLFTDADNHWGTGATSDRATAAVDAQYGTDVTWDYYKNVHGRNGIGGDGKGSYNRVHYGNKYNNAFWDDSCFCMTYGDGDGTQLGPLVSLDVAGHEMSHGVTSKTAALTYSGESGGLNEATSDIFGTLVEFYAGNSSDAGDYLIGEKIVRSGFGRDALRYMDKPSKDGNSADSWSSSVGNLDVHYSSGVANHFAYLLAEGSGPKTINGVSYNSPTSNGSTVTGVGRDKLGAIWYRALTVYMTSSTNYAGARTATLNAAKDLYGAGSTEYNAVAAAWSAVNVN is encoded by the coding sequence ATGAGTCGGATACGGCCGTACGTCCGAGGTGCCCGTTCCCGTCGTCTCGCCACCGCCGGAGTCGCCGCCACCGCCGCCACTTTGCTGGCCGCCGCCCTCTCCCCCGCCGCCGGTGCGGCGGACAAGCCGACCAGGGCCACCGCACTCCAGAACGCCGCCTCCGTCCTGGCCGACCGGGCCTCGGCGCTGGGGCTCACCTCCGCCCAGGGCACCAAGGTCCGTGACGTGATCGTCGACGCCGACGGCACGCAGCACGTGCGCTACGACCGCACCTACCACCAACTGCCCGTGCTGGGCGGTGACTTCGTGCTCCACCTGGCGCCGAACGGGGCGTACGAGAGCTCCTCGCGCGCCACGAGGCGCGCGATATCCCTGTCGAGCGTCACCCCGGCCCTGTCCGCCCCGAAGGCGGCCGACCTCGCGGCGAACGCGCTCAAGGCGGCCAACCTGGGCGAGACGCTGAAGAAGCTCACCGCCAAGCCGCAGCTGGTCGTCGACGCCCTGCACGGGGCCCCGAAGCTGGCCTGGCAGACCAACGCGGCCGCACAGGACTCGCTCGGCAACCCGGTCGCGCGGACGGTGCTCACGGACGCCCGCACGGGTGCACAGATCGACGCGTGGGACAGCATCGAGCAGGCGGCCGGCGACGGGAAGTCTCTGTACAGCGGCACGGTCGCGCTGAACACCACGCAGTCGGGGTCGACGTACCAGCTCAAGGACGCGGCGCGCGGAAACACGTACACCGGCGACGCGGCCAACAAGACCGACCTGTGCTTCCTGAACATCTGCATCAGCCGGGCGCCCGCGACCCTGTTCACCGACGCCGACAACCACTGGGGCACGGGGGCGACTTCGGACCGGGCCACCGCGGCGGTGGACGCGCAGTACGGGACCGACGTCACCTGGGACTACTACAAGAACGTCCACGGGCGGAACGGCATCGGCGGTGACGGCAAGGGCTCGTACAACCGGGTCCACTACGGCAACAAGTACAACAACGCCTTCTGGGACGACAGTTGCTTCTGCATGACGTACGGCGACGGTGACGGGACGCAGCTCGGCCCGCTGGTGTCGCTGGACGTGGCGGGACACGAGATGTCCCACGGTGTGACGTCGAAGACGGCGGCGCTGACGTACTCGGGAGAGTCGGGCGGGCTCAACGAGGCGACCTCCGACATCTTCGGCACGCTGGTGGAGTTCTACGCGGGCAACTCCTCGGACGCCGGGGACTACCTGATCGGCGAGAAGATCGTCCGCTCCGGCTTCGGACGGGACGCCCTGCGCTACATGGACAAGCCCTCCAAGGACGGCAACTCCGCCGACTCCTGGAGCAGTTCGGTCGGCAACCTCGACGTCCACTACTCCTCCGGGGTCGCGAACCACTTCGCGTACCTGCTGGCGGAGGGCAGCGGTCCGAAGACCATCAACGGCGTCAGCTACAACTCGCCGACGTCCAACGGTTCCACGGTCACCGGCGTCGGCCGGGACAAGCTGGGCGCCATCTGGTACCGGGCGCTGACCGTCTACATGACGTCCTCGACGAACTACGCGGGGGCGCGGACGGCCACACTGAACGCGGCGAAGGATCTGTACGGCGCGGGCAGCACGGAGTACAACGCGGTGGCGGCGGCCTGGAGCGCGGTGAACGTGAACTGA
- a CDS encoding ElyC/SanA/YdcF family protein, whose protein sequence is MRLPRVCRPRLPRTRAGRRRLVQAVMAGCVLALLPSTWMYVVTGDRLRTTADVPRTEVAVVFGAGLWDGEPSPYLAHRLDAAAKLYRENRIEVVLVTGDNSRADYDEPDAMRAYLTRHGVPDGRIVSDYAGFDTWDSCVRARKIFGVHKAVLISQGFHIRRAVALCQAAGVTSYGVGVAAKHDATWYYGGTREVFAAGKAALDAVFRPDPRFLGPKEPGVTNALASAR, encoded by the coding sequence ATGCGACTGCCGAGGGTATGCAGACCGCGCCTGCCACGCACGCGTGCCGGGCGGCGCAGGCTCGTGCAGGCCGTGATGGCGGGGTGCGTGCTCGCACTGCTGCCGTCGACCTGGATGTACGTCGTGACGGGCGACCGGCTGCGGACGACGGCCGACGTGCCGCGCACCGAGGTCGCCGTGGTCTTCGGTGCCGGGCTGTGGGACGGCGAGCCCTCGCCGTATCTCGCGCACCGGCTCGACGCGGCGGCGAAGCTGTACCGGGAGAACCGGATCGAGGTGGTCCTCGTCACCGGTGACAACAGCCGTGCGGACTACGACGAGCCCGACGCGATGCGCGCCTATCTGACCCGGCACGGCGTCCCGGACGGACGGATCGTCAGTGACTACGCCGGCTTCGACACCTGGGACTCCTGTGTCCGCGCCCGGAAGATCTTCGGCGTCCACAAGGCGGTGCTGATCAGCCAGGGGTTCCACATCCGGCGCGCGGTGGCGCTCTGTCAGGCGGCGGGGGTCACGTCGTACGGCGTCGGCGTGGCTGCCAAGCACGACGCCACCTGGTACTACGGCGGCACCCGGGAGGTCTTCGCGGCCGGCAAGGCGGCCCTGGACGCGGTGTTCCGGCCGGATCCGCGGTTCCTGGGGCCCAAGGAACCCGGGGTGACGAACGCGCTGGCGTCGGCGCGCTGA
- a CDS encoding molybdopterin oxidoreductase family protein yields the protein MQNSATPTHCPYCALQCGMNLTPAPDGTVEVSERADFPVNRGALCSKGRTAPAVLSSRVRLTSPLVRSGGTLVPAGWDEALDRIAEGLSRTRAEHGPDACGVFGGGGLTNEKAYTLGKFARVVLGTSQIDYNGRFCMSSAAAGGIKAFGLDRGLPFPLEDIPKSGCVILVGSNLAETMPPALRFFTELKENGGTLIVIDPRRTRTAEQADLHLMPRPGTDLALALGLLHLVVADGLVDEEYVRERTAGWEDARAAAMAHWPEYVERITGVPVPQLRDTVRMFCEPESAMVLTARGPEQQSKGTDTVGAWINLCLATGRAGRPYSGYGCLTGQGNGQGGREHGQKADQLPGYRKLDDPAARAHVAEVWGVDPDSLPGPGRSAYELLDALGTDIRSLLLMGSNPVVSAPRAAHIEERIKSLDFLAVCDVVLSETAALADVVLPVTQWAEETGTTTNLEGRVLLRRQAITPPVGIRSDLEVMHELADRLGVEKGFPTDPEEVFEELRRASAGGPADYSGITYRRLAEENGVFWPCPTPEKDAPAGDEDVHPGTPRLFLDRFAHPDGRARFVPVSHRAIAEEPDEEYPVLLTTGRVVAQYQSGAQTRRVDELNAAAPGPFVELHPRLAERLGAAEGDPVAVVSRRGRAVAPARITLGIRPDTVFMPFHWYGEGRANTLTNPALDPTSRMPEFKACAVRVEAVER from the coding sequence ATGCAGAACTCCGCGACGCCCACGCACTGCCCGTACTGCGCCCTGCAGTGCGGCATGAACCTCACCCCCGCTCCGGACGGGACCGTCGAGGTGAGCGAGCGCGCGGACTTCCCGGTGAACCGGGGAGCGCTGTGCAGCAAGGGCCGTACCGCGCCCGCGGTGCTCTCGTCCCGGGTGCGCCTGACCTCCCCGTTGGTGCGCTCCGGGGGCACACTCGTGCCCGCCGGCTGGGACGAGGCACTGGACCGGATCGCCGAGGGACTGTCCCGCACGCGCGCGGAGCACGGCCCGGACGCGTGCGGGGTCTTCGGCGGGGGCGGCCTGACCAACGAGAAGGCGTACACGCTCGGCAAGTTCGCGCGGGTCGTCCTCGGCACCTCGCAGATCGACTACAACGGGCGCTTCTGCATGTCGTCCGCAGCGGCCGGCGGCATCAAGGCCTTCGGCCTCGACCGGGGGCTGCCCTTCCCGCTGGAGGACATACCGAAGTCCGGCTGTGTGATCCTCGTCGGCTCCAACCTCGCCGAGACCATGCCGCCCGCCCTGCGGTTCTTCACCGAGCTCAAGGAGAACGGCGGCACGCTGATCGTCATCGACCCGCGCCGCACCAGGACCGCCGAGCAGGCCGATCTGCACCTCATGCCCCGCCCCGGCACGGACCTCGCCCTCGCGCTCGGACTGCTGCACCTGGTCGTCGCCGACGGGCTCGTCGACGAGGAGTACGTCCGTGAGCGCACGGCCGGCTGGGAGGACGCCCGGGCCGCCGCGATGGCCCACTGGCCGGAGTACGTGGAGCGGATCACCGGGGTACCGGTGCCCCAACTCCGGGACACTGTACGGATGTTCTGCGAGCCGGAGTCCGCGATGGTGCTCACCGCGCGCGGGCCCGAGCAGCAGTCCAAGGGCACCGACACCGTGGGCGCCTGGATCAACCTGTGCCTGGCGACCGGACGCGCGGGACGCCCGTACAGCGGTTACGGCTGTCTGACCGGGCAGGGCAACGGCCAGGGCGGGCGCGAACACGGCCAGAAGGCCGACCAGTTGCCCGGCTACCGCAAGCTGGACGACCCGGCGGCGCGGGCCCATGTCGCCGAGGTGTGGGGCGTGGACCCCGACTCGCTGCCCGGACCGGGGCGCAGCGCCTACGAGTTGCTCGACGCGCTCGGCACCGACATCAGGTCGCTGCTCCTGATGGGCTCCAACCCGGTGGTGTCGGCGCCGCGCGCCGCGCACATCGAGGAGCGCATCAAGTCCCTTGATTTCCTTGCCGTCTGTGACGTAGTCCTCTCGGAGACGGCGGCCCTCGCGGACGTGGTCCTGCCGGTGACGCAGTGGGCCGAGGAGACGGGCACGACGACCAACCTGGAGGGCCGGGTGCTGCTGCGCCGGCAGGCGATCACCCCGCCGGTCGGCATCCGCAGCGACCTGGAGGTCATGCACGAACTCGCCGACCGCCTCGGAGTGGAGAAGGGCTTCCCGACGGACCCCGAGGAGGTCTTCGAGGAGCTGCGCCGGGCGAGCGCGGGCGGTCCGGCCGACTACTCCGGCATCACGTACCGGCGACTGGCGGAGGAGAACGGGGTGTTCTGGCCGTGTCCGACGCCGGAGAAGGACGCACCCGCCGGTGACGAGGACGTGCACCCCGGCACCCCGCGGCTCTTCCTGGACCGTTTCGCCCACCCGGACGGCCGGGCCCGGTTCGTCCCCGTCTCGCACCGGGCGATCGCGGAGGAGCCCGACGAGGAGTACCCGGTGCTGCTGACGACCGGCCGGGTCGTGGCGCAGTACCAGTCCGGTGCGCAGACCCGGCGGGTGGACGAGCTGAACGCGGCCGCGCCGGGACCGTTCGTGGAGCTGCACCCCCGGCTGGCGGAGCGGCTGGGGGCGGCCGAGGGCGACCCGGTGGCCGTGGTCTCACGGCGCGGGCGGGCCGTGGCACCGGCCCGCATCACGCTGGGCATCCGCCCCGACACCGTCTTCATGCCCTTCCACTGGTACGGCGAGGGCCGCGCCAACACCCTCACCAACCCGGCGCTGGACCCGACGTCGCGCATGCCGGAGTTCAAGGCGTGCGCGGTGCGGGTGGAGGCGGTGGAGCGGTAG
- a CDS encoding deoxyguanosinetriphosphate triphosphohydrolase, with amino-acid sequence MPYDPQSTERWAPEPDKRPGRTAFQRDRARILHSAALRRLAGKTQVVTPGTRSQVWDASPRTRLTHSLECAQVGRELGAALGCDPDLVEAACLAHDLGHPPFGHNGEQALNEFADDCGGFEGNAQSLRLLTRIEPKRFTEEGSVGLNLTRATLDAATKYPWPRGAQASRKFGVYEDDRPVFDWIRKEAPGTRTTFEAQVMDWSDDVAYSVHDVEDGLHAGHIDPNCLHAEPERAAVFEVALGRYVPQDTDPAELAAALDRLQDQEWWPHGYDGSAVAQARLKDATSQLIGRFCLSAEAATRARYGTGRLTRYDAELVVPHGTRLECAVLKAVADRYVMQRAEQERLRADQRVVVAELAEAFTVRAPDGLDPQFRALFDRAPDDRARKRVIVDQIASLTDASARSLHARLTGHL; translated from the coding sequence ATGCCGTACGACCCGCAGTCAACAGAACGCTGGGCCCCAGAACCCGACAAACGCCCCGGCCGCACCGCCTTCCAGCGCGACCGGGCAAGGATCCTCCACTCCGCCGCGCTCCGAAGGCTCGCCGGCAAGACACAGGTCGTCACCCCGGGCACCCGCAGCCAGGTGTGGGACGCCAGCCCCCGCACCCGCCTCACCCACTCCCTGGAATGCGCCCAGGTCGGCCGCGAGCTCGGCGCGGCCCTCGGCTGCGACCCGGACCTCGTGGAGGCCGCCTGTCTCGCCCACGACCTCGGCCACCCGCCCTTCGGCCACAACGGCGAACAGGCACTCAACGAATTCGCCGACGACTGCGGCGGCTTCGAGGGCAACGCGCAGTCCCTGCGGCTGCTGACCCGCATCGAGCCCAAGCGCTTCACCGAAGAGGGCTCGGTGGGGCTGAACCTCACCCGGGCCACCCTCGACGCGGCCACCAAGTACCCCTGGCCGCGCGGGGCGCAGGCGTCCCGGAAGTTCGGCGTCTACGAGGACGACCGCCCCGTCTTCGACTGGATCCGCAAGGAGGCCCCCGGCACCCGCACCACTTTCGAGGCCCAGGTCATGGACTGGTCCGACGACGTGGCGTACTCGGTCCACGACGTCGAGGACGGCCTGCACGCGGGCCACATCGACCCCAACTGCCTGCACGCCGAACCGGAACGCGCGGCCGTCTTCGAGGTGGCCCTCGGCCGGTACGTACCGCAGGACACCGACCCGGCGGAACTCGCCGCGGCCCTCGACCGCCTCCAGGACCAGGAGTGGTGGCCGCACGGCTACGACGGCTCGGCCGTCGCCCAGGCCCGCCTCAAGGACGCCACCAGCCAGCTCATCGGCCGCTTCTGCCTGTCCGCCGAGGCAGCCACGCGCGCGCGGTACGGCACCGGCAGGCTCACCCGGTACGACGCCGAACTCGTCGTACCGCACGGCACCCGCCTGGAGTGCGCGGTCCTGAAGGCCGTCGCCGACCGGTACGTCATGCAGCGCGCCGAGCAGGAGCGGCTGCGGGCCGACCAGCGGGTCGTCGTCGCCGAACTGGCCGAGGCGTTCACCGTCCGCGCCCCGGACGGCCTCGACCCCCAGTTCCGCGCGCTCTTCGACCGGGCGCCCGACGACCGCGCGCGCAAGCGGGTGATCGTGGACCAGATCGCCTCCCTGACCGACGCGTCCGCCCGCTCGCTTCACGCCCGTCTCACGGGGCACCTGTGA
- a CDS encoding FAD-dependent oxidoreductase produces MVDADQTFVIVGGGLAGAKAAETLRTEGFTGRVILICDERDHPYERPPLSKGYLLGKEERDSVFVHEPAWYARNDIELHLGETVDAIDRAAKTVRFGEDGTSVRYDKLLLATGAEPRRLDIPGTDLAGVHHLRRLAHAERLKGVLATLGRDNGHLVIAGAGWIGLEVAAAAREYGAEVTVVEPLSTPLHSVLGPELGNLFAELHREHGVRFHFGARLTEIVGQDGMVLAARTDDGEEHPAHDVLAAVGAAPRVALAEAAGLELADRAHGGGIAVDGQLRTSDPDIYAAGDVASFHHALFGDRLRVEHWANALNGGPAAARAMLGRQVTYDRVPYFFSDQYDLGMEYSGWAPPGTYDEVVIRGDAGKREFVAFWVKQGRVLAGMNVNVWDVTEPIQGLIRSGAQVDTEALADPHVPLVSLVP; encoded by the coding sequence GTGGTCGACGCGGATCAGACTTTTGTCATCGTGGGCGGAGGTCTCGCCGGCGCGAAGGCGGCCGAGACGCTCCGGACGGAGGGCTTCACCGGCCGCGTGATACTGATCTGCGACGAACGCGACCACCCCTACGAGCGCCCGCCGCTCTCCAAGGGCTACCTCCTCGGCAAGGAGGAGCGCGACAGCGTCTTCGTGCACGAACCCGCCTGGTACGCGCGCAACGACATCGAGCTGCACCTCGGCGAGACCGTGGACGCCATCGACCGGGCGGCGAAGACGGTCCGCTTCGGCGAGGACGGCACCTCCGTCCGCTACGACAAGCTGCTGCTGGCCACCGGCGCCGAACCCCGCCGCCTGGACATCCCGGGCACCGACCTGGCCGGTGTCCACCATCTGCGCCGCCTCGCCCACGCCGAGCGTCTCAAGGGCGTCCTGGCCACCCTGGGCAGGGACAACGGCCACCTCGTGATCGCCGGCGCCGGCTGGATCGGCCTCGAGGTCGCGGCGGCGGCCCGGGAGTACGGCGCCGAGGTCACCGTCGTCGAGCCCCTGTCGACCCCGCTGCACTCCGTCCTCGGCCCCGAGCTCGGCAACCTCTTCGCCGAACTCCACCGCGAGCACGGCGTCCGCTTCCACTTCGGGGCCCGACTGACGGAGATCGTCGGGCAGGACGGCATGGTCCTCGCGGCCCGCACCGACGACGGCGAGGAGCACCCCGCGCACGACGTCCTCGCAGCGGTCGGCGCGGCCCCGCGCGTCGCCCTCGCCGAGGCGGCCGGACTCGAACTGGCGGACCGGGCGCACGGCGGCGGCATCGCGGTGGACGGACAACTGCGCACCTCCGACCCGGACATCTACGCGGCGGGCGACGTGGCCTCCTTCCACCACGCCCTCTTCGGCGACCGGCTGCGGGTCGAGCACTGGGCCAACGCGCTCAACGGCGGCCCGGCGGCGGCGCGAGCGATGCTGGGCCGCCAGGTGACGTACGACCGAGTGCCCTACTTCTTCTCCGACCAGTACGACCTGGGCATGGAGTACAGCGGCTGGGCGCCCCCGGGCACGTACGACGAAGTGGTGATCCGGGGAGACGCCGGCAAGCGCGAGTTCGTCGCCTTCTGGGTGAAGCAGGGCCGCGTGCTGGCCGGGATGAACGTCAACGTGTGGGACGTCACAGAACCGATTCAGGGACTGATCCGGTCCGGGGCTCAGGTGGACACGGAGGCGCTGGCGGACCCGCACGTTCCACTCGTCAGCCTCGTCCCGTAG
- a CDS encoding sirohydrochlorin chelatase, which yields MNRISSQPSLVSLDDRRRPEPPALVLVAHGSRDPRTLATVHGLLDRVRAQRPGLPVHLGHIELNEPLLPDTLASLGTAEAVLVPLLLSRGYHVKRDIPEMAAASPARTRVAAPLGPHPLLVDTLHARLTEAGWSTDEETRRTSAVVLASAGSRDPDSAVDTRRTAQLLSDRLGVPVVPAYASAATPTVDTAIRALAARGRDRVAVASYFTARGLFATQCAQKAPWLASAPLGTHPAMADLILHRYDQVADLSGAGSRAAGHELPALAV from the coding sequence ATGAACCGGATCAGCAGCCAGCCCAGCCTCGTCTCCCTCGACGACCGGCGCCGCCCCGAGCCGCCCGCGCTCGTCCTGGTGGCCCACGGCAGCCGCGATCCGCGCACCCTCGCCACGGTCCACGGCCTCCTGGACCGGGTCCGCGCACAGCGCCCCGGCCTGCCGGTCCACCTGGGCCACATCGAGCTCAACGAGCCACTGCTCCCGGACACGCTGGCGTCCCTGGGCACGGCGGAAGCGGTCCTGGTCCCCTTGCTGCTGAGCCGCGGCTACCACGTGAAGCGCGACATCCCCGAGATGGCGGCGGCCTCCCCGGCACGCACACGCGTGGCCGCCCCGCTGGGCCCGCACCCCCTCCTGGTGGACACCCTGCACGCCCGCCTGACCGAGGCGGGCTGGAGCACGGACGAGGAGACGCGCCGCACCAGCGCGGTGGTCCTCGCGTCCGCGGGCTCCCGCGACCCCGACTCGGCCGTGGACACCCGCCGCACGGCCCAGCTGCTCTCGGACCGCCTGGGCGTCCCGGTGGTCCCGGCCTACGCCTCCGCGGCGACCCCGACGGTCGACACGGCGATCCGCGCACTGGCGGCGCGAGGCCGCGACAGGGTGGCGGTGGCGTCGTACTTCACCGCCCGGGGCCTGTTCGCCACGCAATGCGCGCAGAAGGCTCCGTGGCTGGCGTCGGCCCCCTTGGGCACGCACCCGGCGATGGCCGACCTGATCCTGCACCGCTACGACCAGGTGGCCGACCTCAGCGGCGCGGGGAGCCGCGCGGCCGGCCACGAACTGCCCGCGCTCGCGGTGTAG
- a CDS encoding gamma-glutamylcyclotransferase family protein, with protein MTPARLPFFVYGTLRPGEVNHDLFLRGRICSEEPGRLPGALLYDGPGYPYAVEEPGGGPVLGELVTASPEEYDELLAALDELEEYAPGDPRNLYERVAREVVRVADGTAVRAWVYVAAPSVAVRLRARGKLIESGDWPAR; from the coding sequence GTGACCCCTGCACGACTCCCGTTCTTCGTCTACGGCACCCTCCGCCCCGGCGAGGTCAACCACGACCTCTTCCTGCGCGGCCGGATCTGCTCGGAGGAGCCGGGCCGGCTACCGGGTGCGCTGCTCTACGACGGTCCCGGGTACCCGTACGCGGTGGAGGAGCCGGGCGGCGGACCGGTCCTCGGTGAGCTTGTCACCGCGAGCCCCGAGGAGTACGACGAACTGCTCGCCGCTCTCGACGAGTTGGAGGAGTACGCGCCGGGCGATCCACGCAACCTCTACGAACGGGTCGCCCGCGAGGTGGTGCGCGTCGCCGACGGGACGGCCGTGCGCGCGTGGGTGTACGTGGCCGCGCCCTCCGTCGCCGTACGCCTGCGAGCGCGCGGCAAGCTGATCGAGAGCGGTGACTGGCCGGCGAGGTGA
- a CDS encoding amino acid adenylation domain-containing protein: MSLRHLVPRDQHLFRAYGHGPTVPVPDPLVHRAIERRAAANPRAVAAEHAGATITYGELDRYADALAARLVREGVRPGDHVGLFVRRSVPMLVGLLGILKAGAAYVPQDIGLTPPAQLAHVVRAARTRIVLTVAEHAARVPRGPHVITLDEPLPYEPTAAPARTVRPDDGCYVLFTSGTTGRPNGVKVTHRNVASLLLTEPGGLGIRPGDRVAQLLNIAFDMAAWEILGCLTHGGTLVIRGRDITATARTADVLIATPTVLSGIDPALCRRVRTVAVAGEPCPRPLADRWARGALFYNCCGPTETTIVNTMSRHDPSAPLLTIGRPTPNNTVYVLDADRRPLPIGAVGEMWAGGDCVSAGYLDNPALNAERYAPDPFLGGDHRMFRTRDLGRWTADGELEHLGRTDDQVKVRGFRVELDSVSSVLEAVEGCARAVTLKRDARTLVSFVCPADVDPERARRAVADALPYYCVPECVMPLPFLPETDRGKVDKEALLRMALEGDRATLQGAVR; this comes from the coding sequence ATGTCCTTGCGCCACTTGGTCCCCCGCGACCAGCATCTCTTCCGGGCCTACGGCCACGGACCCACCGTTCCCGTCCCCGACCCGCTCGTCCACCGTGCGATCGAGCGCCGGGCGGCCGCGAACCCGCGTGCCGTGGCGGCGGAGCACGCCGGTGCGACGATCACCTACGGCGAGCTCGACCGGTACGCCGACGCCCTCGCCGCCCGTCTGGTCCGCGAGGGCGTCCGCCCGGGCGACCACGTCGGGCTCTTCGTCCGCCGCTCCGTGCCGATGCTCGTCGGTCTGCTCGGCATCCTGAAGGCGGGTGCCGCCTATGTCCCGCAGGACATCGGCCTCACGCCCCCGGCCCAGCTCGCCCATGTGGTCCGGGCCGCCCGCACCCGGATCGTCCTCACCGTCGCCGAGCACGCGGCCCGTGTCCCCCGCGGCCCCCATGTGATCACCCTCGACGAACCGCTGCCGTACGAGCCGACGGCCGCGCCCGCGCGGACGGTCCGCCCCGACGACGGCTGCTATGTCCTGTTCACCTCCGGCACCACGGGCCGCCCCAACGGCGTGAAGGTCACCCACCGCAACGTGGCGAGCCTCCTCCTCACCGAGCCCGGCGGCCTCGGCATCCGGCCCGGCGACCGTGTGGCCCAACTCCTCAACATCGCCTTCGACATGGCGGCCTGGGAGATCCTCGGCTGCCTCACCCACGGCGGCACCCTCGTCATCCGCGGCCGGGACATCACGGCGACGGCCCGCACGGCCGACGTCCTGATCGCCACCCCGACCGTCCTGTCCGGCATCGACCCGGCGCTCTGCCGGCGGGTGCGGACGGTCGCCGTCGCCGGGGAGCCCTGCCCGCGTCCCCTCGCCGACCGCTGGGCGCGCGGGGCCCTCTTCTACAACTGCTGCGGCCCGACCGAGACGACCATCGTCAACACGATGAGCCGTCACGACCCGTCGGCCCCGCTGCTGACCATCGGCCGTCCCACCCCCAACAACACGGTCTACGTCCTGGACGCCGACCGTCGCCCGCTGCCCATCGGGGCCGTCGGCGAGATGTGGGCGGGCGGCGACTGCGTCTCGGCGGGCTACCTGGACAACCCCGCCCTGAACGCCGAGCGTTACGCCCCCGACCCCTTCCTCGGCGGCGACCACCGGATGTTCCGCACCCGCGACCTCGGCCGCTGGACCGCCGACGGCGAGCTCGAACACCTCGGCCGCACCGACGACCAGGTCAAGGTCCGCGGTTTCCGCGTCGAGCTCGACTCCGTCTCCTCGGTCCTGGAGGCCGTCGAGGGCTGCGCCCGTGCGGTGACCCTGAAGCGGGACGCCCGCACCCTGGTCTCCTTCGTCTGTCCGGCGGACGTCGACCCCGAGCGGGCCCGGCGGGCGGTCGCGGACGCGCTGCCGTACTACTGCGTCCCCGAATGTGTCATGCCCCTGCCATTCCTGCCGGAGACGGACCGGGGCAAGGTCGACAAGGAGGCGCTGCTGCGGATGGCCCTGGAAGGGGACCGGGCGACTCTTCAAGGAGCGGTCCGATGA
- a CDS encoding enoyl-CoA hydratase-related protein: protein MNNLKLERHGGVVTVRLHRPHVLNALSSELLTELLAVLRPLDEDREVGCFVVTGSERVFAAGADIKEMAGKSAVDMAAEDYFAAWEEFADLRTPKIAAVNGPALGGGCELAMMCDLVVAGESAVFGQPEIKLGVIPGIGGTQRLTRLVGGAKAMDLILTGRTMDAREAGRCGLVSRVVPDDRVLPEALEAAATIASYGRTAVRAARECVHQALETGLRDGIRFERRVFHALFATADQKEGMTAFLEKRAPRFTGR from the coding sequence ATGAACAACCTGAAGCTGGAACGGCACGGCGGCGTCGTGACCGTGCGTCTGCACCGCCCGCACGTCCTGAACGCGCTCAGCTCCGAGTTGCTGACCGAACTCCTCGCGGTCCTGCGCCCGTTGGACGAGGACCGGGAGGTCGGCTGCTTCGTCGTCACCGGTTCGGAGCGGGTCTTCGCGGCGGGCGCCGACATCAAGGAGATGGCCGGGAAGTCGGCCGTGGACATGGCGGCCGAGGACTACTTCGCCGCGTGGGAGGAGTTCGCCGACCTGCGCACCCCGAAGATCGCCGCCGTCAACGGCCCCGCCCTGGGCGGCGGTTGCGAACTGGCGATGATGTGCGACCTCGTCGTCGCGGGGGAGTCGGCGGTCTTCGGACAGCCGGAGATCAAGCTCGGGGTGATCCCGGGCATCGGCGGCACCCAGCGCCTGACCCGGCTGGTCGGCGGGGCGAAGGCCATGGACCTGATCCTCACCGGACGCACGATGGACGCGCGGGAGGCGGGGCGCTGCGGCCTCGTCTCCCGGGTCGTACCCGACGACCGGGTCCTGCCGGAGGCCCTGGAGGCGGCCGCGACGATCGCCTCGTACGGGCGTACGGCGGTCAGGGCGGCCCGTGAGTGCGTGCACCAGGCACTGGAGACCGGTCTGCGAGACGGCATCCGCTTCGAACGCCGGGTCTTCCACGCCCTGTTCGCGACGGCCGACCAGAAGGAGGGCATGACCGCGTTCCTGGAGAAACGCGCCCCGCGCTTCACCGGACGCTGA